A section of the Pygocentrus nattereri isolate fPygNat1 chromosome 18, fPygNat1.pri, whole genome shotgun sequence genome encodes:
- the si:dkey-242g16.2 gene encoding protein phosphatase 1 regulatory subunit 3C, with the protein MTAAKVMPVDLTMHMGLSRRAAIRQGSDNSLRYQHTISRSSTPSDNTRPSSAASPPQPSLTPVIPVNSSSSGGTLKKKKRVVFADTKGLALTAVRLFTVDPPEPEPDTIPQSGKPKDQPPVQGRILRLRLGFPQPSADLALFLGGLAGSLVQLESCSLMGGLLSGMVQVCNISVEKAVHIRITFDSWRTHKDIPCTHIKQQPGSETDLFVFSVSFPSDLNLQDRVEFCVSFRPGRGSMILWDNNNGQNYRIFVDVVDPMDVPLTWNRPFITQIPKRPKAWPKRKSQLVRYPACFNPLNSPENMTLKPLC; encoded by the exons ATGACTGCTGCCAA AGTGATGCCTGTGGACCTAACCATGCACATGGGACTGAGCCGGCGGGCCGCTATACGCCAAGGTTCAGACAACTCACTTAGATATCAACACACAATCTCAAGGTCCAGCACACCTTCAGACAACACCCGTCCATCCAGTGCTGCTTCACCACCCCAGCCTTCTCTAACGCCTGTTATTCCAGTGAACTCTTCTAGCAGCGGTGGGACACTTAAGAAGAAAAAACGTGTTGTATTTGCAGACACTAAGGGACTGGCTCTTACAGCCGTGAGGCTTTTCACTGTGGATCCGCCAGAGCCTGAACCTGACACCATCCCTCAGTCAGGAAAGCCGAAGGACCAGCCCCCTGTCCAGGGCAGGATACTGCGGCTGCGGCTGGGGTTCCCTCAACCTTCTGCTGATCTAGCGTTATTCCTTGGAGGCCTGGCAGGTTCTTTGGTGCAGCTGGAAAGCTGCAGTCTGATGGGTGGTTTGCTGAGTGGAATGGTGCAGGTCTGCAACATCAGCGTAGAGAAGGCCGTACACATTCGCATCACATTCGACTCCTGGAGAACCCACAAGGACATCCCTTGCACCCACATAAAACAGCAGCCTGGCTCAGAGACTGACCTTTTTGTCTTCAGTGTGTCTTTTCCTTCTGACCTGAACCTTCAGGATCGTGTGGAGTTCTGTGTGTCGTTCCGTCCCGGACGTGGCAGCATGATTCTGTGGGACAACAACAATGGACAAAACTATAGAATCTTTGTCGATGTTGTGGACCCCATGGATGTCCCTTTGACTTGGAACAGACCGTTTATAACACAAATCCCTAAGAGGCCCAAAGCTTGGCCCAAAAGAAAAAGTCAACTTGTCCGTTACCCAGCATGCTTCAATCCACTCAACTCTCCAGAGAATATGACCCTTAAGCCATTGTGTTAA